In a single window of the Cupriavidus basilensis genome:
- a CDS encoding MFS transporter, giving the protein MNNPASAAHHRELTSAADAETLARRARRGIVLLTFAFALSQFYRSCLAVMAPELQHDFGLSAAGFGTLSSSFFLAFAVAQIPVGIAFDRYGVGKPTSLLLAIGAVSAVVFSLAPNGTVAMLAQAGLGLACAPVFMGLLHFASEQLSEKNYTRVASQSNATGMIGALCATAPLGWAMHLLGWRVAMSVAALCMVVACYGVWRFVRDDGHAEARDVPLSAMLSQSAKLLAIVPLWTLIPMCVAMAAGTAFRNAWSGPYLASVYGLNSGSRGIALTLLSVCGFLTAFFLPVLVRRSSLKTTIAGWSCFAMSGAILLSLWPTHGIVSGVGLMALLSTIGMLHPLIMAQGRGLVPPSSRGRGLGVLNTFVFLGSALTSWGFGMIASMGDARHWPVAKTYSTIFLTAAVVVALAVAPYFFSPSSPSVIKR; this is encoded by the coding sequence TTGAACAATCCGGCCAGCGCTGCGCATCATCGCGAGCTCACCTCGGCGGCTGACGCCGAGACCCTGGCGCGGCGCGCGCGCCGGGGCATCGTCCTGCTGACCTTCGCGTTCGCGCTGAGCCAGTTCTATCGCAGCTGCCTGGCGGTGATGGCGCCGGAGCTCCAGCACGACTTCGGCCTGTCGGCGGCGGGCTTCGGCACCTTGTCTTCCTCCTTCTTCCTGGCATTCGCGGTTGCGCAGATTCCCGTGGGGATTGCGTTCGACCGGTATGGCGTGGGCAAGCCGACGTCCTTGCTGCTGGCCATTGGCGCGGTGTCCGCCGTGGTGTTCTCGCTGGCGCCGAACGGTACTGTTGCCATGCTGGCGCAGGCCGGGCTGGGACTGGCTTGCGCGCCGGTCTTCATGGGGCTGCTGCATTTTGCTTCCGAGCAGCTTTCCGAGAAAAACTACACGCGGGTCGCCAGCCAGTCCAATGCCACCGGCATGATCGGCGCGCTGTGCGCCACGGCGCCGCTCGGATGGGCCATGCATCTGCTCGGCTGGCGCGTGGCCATGTCCGTCGCGGCGCTGTGCATGGTGGTGGCCTGCTACGGCGTCTGGCGCTTCGTGCGGGATGATGGCCACGCCGAGGCGCGCGATGTGCCGCTGAGCGCCATGCTCTCGCAAAGCGCGAAGCTGCTGGCCATCGTTCCCTTGTGGACCTTGATCCCGATGTGCGTTGCCATGGCGGCAGGCACCGCGTTTCGCAACGCATGGAGCGGGCCTTACCTGGCCAGCGTGTACGGCTTGAATTCCGGCTCGCGGGGCATCGCGCTGACGCTGCTGAGCGTGTGCGGGTTCCTGACGGCGTTCTTCCTGCCCGTGCTGGTCCGGCGCAGCTCGCTCAAGACCACCATCGCGGGATGGTCCTGCTTTGCGATGTCGGGCGCCATCCTGCTGAGCCTCTGGCCCACGCATGGCATCGTCTCCGGTGTGGGGCTGATGGCCTTGCTGTCGACCATCGGCATGCTGCATCCGCTGATCATGGCGCAGGGGCGCGGCCTGGTGCCGCCGTCCTCGCGCGGGCGCGGTCTCGGCGTGCTCAACACCTTTGTATTCCTGGGCTCGGCGCTGACGTCGTGGGGATTCGGCATGATCGCCAGCATGGGCGACGCCCGGCACTGGCCGGTGGCCAAGACCTATTCGACGATCTTTCTCACGGCTGCCGTGGTAGTGGCGCTTGCCGTGGCACCGTATTTCTTCAGCCCATCCAGCCCGTCCGTGATCAAGCGCTAA
- a CDS encoding GNAT family N-acetyltransferase — protein MNIALESPRQAEVIRLIDELDAYQKPLYPPQSHHGIDIDALSQPNVLFAVVRDPQGTAVGCGAMVLQPEFGEIKRMFVRPANRGGGIAMRLLATLEKEAVARACPRFVLETGVSQPEALALYARAGYLRCGPFGDYVDDPLSIFMQKDAASPAETARRVESE, from the coding sequence ATGAACATCGCGCTCGAAAGCCCCAGGCAAGCGGAAGTCATCCGCCTGATCGACGAACTGGACGCCTACCAGAAGCCGCTGTATCCGCCGCAGAGCCATCACGGCATCGACATCGACGCGCTGTCGCAACCCAACGTTCTCTTTGCCGTTGTGCGAGACCCGCAGGGCACTGCCGTTGGTTGCGGGGCGATGGTCTTGCAGCCGGAGTTCGGCGAGATCAAGCGCATGTTCGTGCGCCCGGCGAACCGGGGCGGCGGCATTGCGATGCGGCTGTTGGCCACGCTGGAGAAAGAGGCCGTGGCCAGGGCCTGTCCGCGCTTTGTGCTTGAGACGGGCGTCAGCCAGCCCGAGGCGCTGGCACTGTACGCCCGGGCCGGCTACCTGCGGTGCGGCCCGTTCGGCGACTATGTGGACGATCCGCTGAGCATATTCATGCAGAAGGATGCGGCTTCGCCTGCCGAGACGGCACGCCGCGTCGAAAGTGAATGA
- a CDS encoding HlyD family efflux transporter periplasmic adaptor subunit translates to MLPPLRQDLTLHPGPADTSGAPTWTLHDPAANKFYQLSWPAFEILSRWPLGDAHALLDAVNRETTLSVGEDELEAVVQLLHRHNLLLAWRAEDSARLGRIAGAHRVGKAMWLLKHYLFFRVPLVRPMPMLQRCAPWVEWAFKPRFWWGVGLVALLGLYLVSRRWDEFTHTFASYAGLQGLLGIGLTLSLAKVLHELGHAFTAYRYGCRVPTMGVAFLVMWPVLYTDTNEAWKLMRREDRLKIGAAGMLSELALAAFATVAWSFLPDGPLRAGAFMLATSTWLLTLAINASPFMRFDGYFLLADWLNMPNLHDRAFAMARWWLRERLFGFADPAPESFSASRRRFLIVFAILTWLYRLGLFFGIALTVYHLFFKTLGLALLAIELGVFIVMPVVREVLVWRHRRGDIHWNAQTRRAVVLLGVLLAVVVIPWGGTIRAPAVLSASQSQSLYAAQPGYVSGGAVQAGQMVAAGQLLAQLVSPELDFRLAAAQAQAQQLRWQMEQQPFATKLREEGDVLRRRWAAAQAEVTGLAEERKRMEVRAPFAGRVVDANLFLADGAWLARGEPLYHIVGQGSELKAEAFIGEQDHAALTAGSSGVFVANLAEFGSVRCAAAQTDQVNVAGLEQRTLASLYGGPIAVTRSQHNGLAPTTAIFRVRLSHCDSLPLSRELPGTVLLARQRHSLAGDAWTALLGLMQRERGL, encoded by the coding sequence GTGTTGCCCCCATTACGTCAGGACCTGACGCTGCACCCCGGTCCGGCCGACACCAGCGGTGCACCCACGTGGACCTTGCACGACCCGGCCGCCAACAAGTTCTATCAACTATCCTGGCCGGCATTCGAGATCCTCTCGCGCTGGCCGCTTGGCGATGCGCACGCGCTGCTGGATGCGGTGAACCGCGAGACCACGCTGAGCGTCGGTGAGGACGAACTCGAAGCGGTGGTGCAGTTGCTCCACCGGCACAACCTGCTGCTGGCGTGGCGGGCAGAAGACAGCGCGCGGCTGGGCCGCATCGCGGGCGCGCACCGCGTGGGCAAGGCCATGTGGCTGCTCAAGCATTACTTGTTCTTCCGCGTGCCGCTGGTGCGGCCCATGCCCATGCTGCAGCGCTGCGCGCCGTGGGTCGAATGGGCGTTCAAGCCGCGTTTCTGGTGGGGCGTGGGGCTGGTGGCCCTGCTTGGCCTTTACCTGGTCTCGCGCCGCTGGGATGAATTTACCCATACCTTTGCCTCCTATGCGGGCCTGCAGGGATTGCTGGGCATCGGGCTGACGCTGTCGCTGGCCAAGGTGCTGCATGAGCTGGGCCACGCGTTTACCGCCTACCGCTACGGCTGCCGCGTACCCACCATGGGGGTCGCCTTCCTGGTGATGTGGCCGGTACTCTATACGGACACCAACGAAGCCTGGAAGCTGATGCGGCGCGAGGACCGGCTCAAGATCGGCGCCGCCGGCATGCTCTCGGAGCTGGCGCTGGCCGCTTTTGCCACGGTGGCGTGGAGCTTCCTGCCGGACGGGCCGCTGCGTGCGGGCGCGTTCATGCTGGCAACCAGCACGTGGCTGCTGACCCTCGCCATCAATGCCAGCCCGTTCATGCGCTTCGACGGCTACTTCCTGCTGGCGGACTGGCTCAACATGCCCAACCTGCACGACCGGGCATTCGCGATGGCGCGCTGGTGGCTGCGGGAGCGGCTGTTCGGCTTCGCGGATCCGGCGCCCGAATCGTTTTCCGCCTCGCGGCGGCGCTTCCTCATTGTCTTCGCCATCCTGACCTGGCTTTACCGGCTCGGCTTGTTCTTCGGCATCGCGCTGACCGTCTATCACCTGTTCTTCAAGACGCTGGGGCTGGCCCTGCTGGCCATCGAGCTAGGCGTGTTCATCGTCATGCCGGTCGTTCGCGAAGTGCTGGTGTGGCGCCACCGCCGTGGGGATATCCACTGGAACGCGCAGACCCGGCGCGCCGTGGTCTTGCTCGGCGTGCTGCTGGCCGTGGTCGTGATCCCCTGGGGCGGCACCATTCGCGCACCGGCTGTGCTCAGCGCCAGCCAGAGCCAGTCGCTCTATGCGGCCCAGCCCGGCTATGTGAGCGGCGGCGCGGTGCAAGCCGGGCAGATGGTCGCCGCCGGCCAGTTGCTGGCGCAGCTGGTTTCGCCGGAACTGGACTTCCGCCTGGCCGCCGCACAGGCGCAGGCGCAGCAGCTGCGCTGGCAAATGGAGCAGCAGCCGTTTGCCACCAAGCTGCGCGAGGAGGGCGATGTGCTGCGCCGCCGCTGGGCCGCCGCCCAGGCGGAGGTGACGGGCCTTGCCGAAGAACGCAAGCGCATGGAAGTGCGCGCGCCGTTCGCCGGGCGCGTGGTGGATGCCAACCTGTTCCTCGCTGATGGCGCGTGGCTGGCGCGCGGCGAACCGCTTTACCATATCGTCGGCCAGGGTAGCGAGCTCAAGGCGGAGGCCTTCATCGGCGAGCAGGACCATGCCGCGCTTACCGCCGGCAGCAGCGGCGTCTTTGTTGCCAATCTCGCGGAATTCGGCTCGGTGCGCTGCGCCGCCGCGCAGACGGACCAGGTCAATGTGGCCGGCCTGGAGCAGCGCACGCTGGCTAGCCTCTATGGCGGCCCCATCGCGGTCACGCGCAGCCAGCACAACGGGCTGGCGCCTACCACGGCCATCTTCCGCGTGCGCTTGTCGCATTGCGACTCGCTCCCGCTGTCTCGGGAATTGCCCGGTACCGTGCTGCTGGCACGCCAGCGCCATAGCCTGGCGGGCGATGCCTGGACCGCGCTGCTGGGTCTGATGCAGCGCGAACGCGGCCTTTGA
- the cysC gene encoding adenylyl-sulfate kinase: MHLTPNTSHDTGRRPGTVWITGLSGAGKTTLSHALHKRMLAAGHPVLLLDGDEMRAGLNRDLGFSDADRTENIRRAAEVAKLANCSGLWVVAAFISPLRSQRQQAREIIGGDAFLEVFLSASFAVCARRDAKGLYAKASAGQISQFTGLSAPYEAPFAPDLEIDTEVVRPEQAADLICEALARSSARNTLSATRPLPR; encoded by the coding sequence ATGCACCTCACGCCAAATACATCGCATGACACCGGGCGCCGGCCGGGAACGGTCTGGATCACCGGACTATCAGGGGCGGGCAAGACCACGCTCAGCCACGCCCTGCACAAGCGGATGCTGGCTGCCGGCCATCCGGTGCTGCTGCTCGATGGCGACGAAATGCGCGCTGGCCTCAACCGCGATCTGGGCTTTTCGGACGCGGACCGCACGGAGAACATCCGCCGCGCCGCTGAGGTGGCCAAGCTTGCCAATTGCAGCGGCCTGTGGGTGGTGGCGGCATTCATCTCGCCGCTGCGCAGCCAGCGCCAGCAGGCGCGCGAGATCATCGGCGGGGATGCGTTCCTTGAAGTGTTTCTCAGCGCCAGCTTCGCGGTTTGCGCGCGGCGCGATGCCAAGGGGCTCTATGCCAAGGCGTCGGCCGGGCAGATCAGCCAGTTCACCGGCCTGAGCGCTCCGTACGAAGCCCCTTTTGCGCCAGACCTGGAGATCGATACCGAAGTCGTCAGGCCGGAGCAGGCGGCGGATCTGATCTGCGAGGCGTTGGCACGTTCGTCTGCGCGCAACACCCTATCTGCTACGCGCCCCCTCCCTCGGTAG
- a CDS encoding efflux RND transporter periplasmic adaptor subunit, which translates to MNAAALLPLLLAAAAAGAAPVAAPTTFAGADKDGRIRTQLAAREFATISSEINAKIDRLPLRDGDSFRAGQTLVSFDCALFSAQLRKAEASAEAAQQVLAVNKRLAELNSVGKLEIEQAQAKAKESAAEAAYMRSTVSKCSIAAPFSGRVTKRLAMAHEFVTPGKPLLEIVDSSDLELQMIVPSRWLARIKPGTPFTVLVDELNQSFPAKVSRIGARIDPVSQAISITGKIDGSQATLLPGMSGWASFPDK; encoded by the coding sequence TTGAACGCCGCTGCCTTGCTGCCGCTGCTGCTGGCGGCAGCAGCGGCCGGTGCCGCACCCGTGGCCGCGCCCACCACGTTTGCCGGCGCCGACAAGGATGGCCGTATCCGGACCCAGCTGGCCGCGCGCGAATTCGCCACCATCTCCAGCGAGATCAACGCCAAGATCGACCGCCTGCCGTTGCGGGACGGCGACAGCTTCCGCGCCGGCCAGACGCTGGTCTCGTTCGACTGCGCGCTGTTCAGCGCGCAGCTGCGCAAGGCCGAAGCCTCCGCCGAGGCCGCGCAGCAGGTGCTTGCCGTCAACAAGCGCCTGGCGGAACTGAACTCGGTCGGCAAGCTGGAGATCGAGCAGGCGCAAGCCAAGGCCAAGGAATCGGCCGCGGAGGCCGCCTATATGCGCTCCACCGTCAGCAAGTGCAGCATCGCGGCGCCATTCTCGGGCCGCGTGACAAAGCGCCTGGCGATGGCGCACGAGTTCGTCACGCCGGGCAAGCCGCTGCTTGAGATTGTCGATTCCAGCGATCTCGAGCTGCAGATGATCGTACCGTCCAGGTGGCTGGCGCGTATCAAGCCCGGCACGCCGTTCACGGTCCTGGTCGATGAGCTCAACCAGTCGTTCCCGGCCAAGGTCAGCCGCATCGGCGCCAGGATCGACCCGGTGAGCCAGGCGATTTCCATCACCGGCAAGATTGACGGCAGCCAGGCCACCCTGCTGCCGGGCATGAGCGGCTGGGCGAGTTTCCCGGACAAATGA
- a CDS encoding ankyrin repeat domain-containing protein — MFRIPATAQSQALHVSFVPRISRLFGAAALALACLAGTPRPALAYDIGAVIDAMRLSRYALNAPERRVWGTENARDALLVGQVENRLFFYRYVREGSTSRLVFRSPPLVIDPGTWRPTHEENVSVTTPRGDEAFYWVAYTYNDVDGKQVNGYLVDAAGEAITVRADAGTATVTSTRPWDAARQAQAMATLRKALVSYPSRLTAMPADLRFVQRPPVDTLAAFRALHQAARAIPRSRSAEFARALAQLRTFVMEQDYREIDPKGEYPDTLVALNDYGFWLAEAGDAAQADLILGEVLRRDPSRIAAYLNRADARWQQRERERSPEKRDYYLALAREDYRQYCSLRLVSNNAIPSNVAARISTALDEKQLTAATCRPRLEIFPAIKAGDLQAVRLQLARGQDPNGVNEHGVSALSVAVYYQQEEIVRALLAGGAKVDGPNRGSALMASAMPDGRDQRPLAQRYAIADILLAAGASLAAPDINGTPLLITRTSYYGDDRATLEYLLSHGADPNTHEKKGRTVLHAAISNFRTRWFADQLLAKGADINAAYIRMYYGNSPMWETPLLEALRESSSELKPGVALAIPERVAFVLDRGADASVGGYGGKDAVARNGLDEALSLSASYLQPALVDRLVQAARKPAAPLTSEPLSALLRVWSYQEARAQASKDSPAWDGLRASARATAERMVAAGVSLKYQNGAQGMKDNAIAPLSVPWLPDDLYLAWLKAGADHTDRSDGGTRINGVDQNDALPLVIMMQLGQQAKVKMLLEHDAALYRDPQRCGMAVADVLSWQLGNAGKAISPEMAGAISHVMQGAAKAGNCDMSMKARARPYIGVSAEELARYIEKGVAAR, encoded by the coding sequence ATGTTCCGCATTCCTGCCACGGCTCAATCTCAAGCTCTCCACGTTTCCTTCGTTCCCCGCATCTCCCGCTTGTTCGGCGCCGCGGCGCTGGCACTGGCCTGCCTCGCCGGCACGCCGCGCCCCGCGCTGGCATACGATATCGGCGCGGTGATCGATGCCATGCGCCTTAGCCGCTATGCCCTGAACGCGCCTGAACGGCGCGTGTGGGGCACCGAAAACGCGCGCGATGCGCTGCTGGTCGGCCAGGTCGAAAACCGCTTGTTCTTCTACCGCTATGTGCGCGAAGGCAGCACGTCCAGGCTGGTGTTCCGTTCGCCGCCGCTGGTGATCGACCCGGGTACCTGGCGGCCAACGCACGAGGAAAACGTGTCCGTCACCACGCCCAGGGGCGACGAGGCCTTTTACTGGGTGGCCTATACCTACAACGATGTCGACGGCAAGCAGGTGAACGGCTACCTGGTGGACGCAGCCGGCGAAGCCATCACGGTGCGCGCGGACGCCGGCACCGCAACGGTGACCAGCACGCGGCCCTGGGACGCGGCGCGCCAGGCGCAGGCCATGGCCACGCTGCGCAAAGCCCTGGTGAGCTACCCCAGCCGCCTGACGGCCATGCCGGCCGACTTGCGCTTCGTGCAGCGCCCGCCGGTCGACACGCTGGCTGCCTTCCGCGCGCTGCACCAGGCGGCGCGCGCCATCCCCCGTTCGAGGTCCGCGGAATTCGCCCGCGCGCTGGCGCAGTTGCGCACCTTCGTCATGGAGCAGGATTATCGCGAGATCGACCCCAAGGGCGAATACCCCGACACACTGGTCGCCCTGAACGACTATGGATTCTGGCTGGCCGAGGCCGGCGATGCGGCCCAGGCCGACCTGATCCTGGGCGAGGTGCTGCGCCGGGACCCGTCGCGCATCGCGGCCTACCTGAACCGCGCGGACGCGCGCTGGCAGCAACGCGAACGCGAGCGCAGCCCGGAAAAGCGCGACTATTACCTGGCGCTGGCGCGCGAGGACTACCGCCAGTACTGCAGCCTGCGGCTGGTGTCCAACAATGCCATCCCGTCCAACGTGGCGGCCCGCATCAGCACCGCGCTGGACGAGAAGCAGCTGACCGCGGCCACCTGCCGGCCGCGCCTGGAGATCTTCCCGGCGATCAAGGCCGGCGACCTGCAGGCGGTGCGCCTGCAACTGGCGCGCGGCCAGGATCCAAACGGGGTCAACGAGCATGGCGTCTCCGCGCTGAGCGTGGCGGTGTACTACCAGCAGGAGGAGATCGTGCGCGCCTTGCTGGCCGGCGGCGCCAAGGTGGACGGGCCCAACCGCGGCTCGGCCTTGATGGCTTCGGCCATGCCGGACGGACGCGACCAGCGCCCCCTGGCGCAGCGCTACGCCATCGCGGACATCCTGCTGGCGGCGGGCGCCTCGCTGGCGGCGCCCGACATCAACGGCACGCCTTTGCTGATCACGCGCACGTCCTACTATGGGGATGATCGCGCCACGCTGGAATACCTGCTGTCCCACGGCGCCGATCCGAACACGCATGAAAAAAAGGGCCGCACCGTGCTGCACGCCGCCATCAGCAACTTCCGCACGCGCTGGTTTGCGGATCAGTTGCTGGCCAAGGGCGCCGACATCAACGCGGCCTACATCCGCATGTACTACGGCAATAGCCCCATGTGGGAAACGCCCTTGCTGGAGGCGTTGCGCGAGTCGAGCAGTGAGCTCAAGCCGGGCGTGGCTCTCGCCATCCCGGAGCGCGTGGCCTTTGTGCTCGATCGTGGCGCGGACGCTTCGGTGGGCGGCTATGGCGGCAAGGACGCCGTGGCGCGCAACGGCCTGGACGAGGCGCTGAGCCTCTCGGCCTCCTACTTACAGCCCGCGCTGGTAGACCGGCTGGTGCAGGCCGCGCGCAAGCCGGCCGCGCCGCTGACCAGCGAGCCCCTGTCGGCCCTGCTGCGCGTGTGGAGCTACCAGGAGGCGCGGGCGCAAGCCAGCAAGGACAGCCCTGCATGGGACGGCTTGCGCGCCAGCGCGCGTGCCACGGCCGAGCGGATGGTTGCGGCCGGCGTCAGCCTCAAATACCAGAACGGCGCGCAGGGCATGAAGGACAACGCGATCGCGCCGCTGAGCGTGCCCTGGCTGCCGGATGACCTGTACCTGGCGTGGCTCAAGGCAGGGGCCGACCACACCGACCGCAGCGACGGCGGCACACGCATCAACGGCGTGGATCAGAACGACGCGCTGCCGCTAGTGATCATGATGCAGCTGGGCCAGCAAGCCAAGGTGAAGATGCTGCTGGAGCACGACGCCGCGCTATATCGCGACCCGCAACGCTGCGGCATGGCCGTGGCGGATGTGCTGTCATGGCAGCTGGGCAATGCCGGCAAGGCCATCAGCCCGGAAATGGCGGGCGCGATCAGCCATGTCATGCAAGGTGCCGCCAAGGCCGGCAACTGCGACATGAGCATGAAGGCGCGCGCCAGGCCGTATATCGGCGTGAGCGCCGAAGAGCTGGCGCGCTACATCGAAAAAGGCGTCGCCGCGCGCTGA
- a CDS encoding efflux RND transporter periplasmic adaptor subunit, which produces MTQGADAPTAVAPLLALLQLERRAREAQSVEALGFVMANETLSLVPYRQAAVWLESGLGQVSAVSGLPQVDPNAPYLQWLTQLCRGLAHAHADTTPIDAGAAPAKASADWADWLPAHALWLPLKDQLGRRDGALLLAREAPFTEHELAVLAEVTHAYGHALAAFRPAQPLGQRLKAMLRPGRTRRRVLLGLLVVCLIPMRLTVLAPAEVSARDPFLVRAPLDGVIERVYVQPNQPVPQGAPLFSLDTVALQTRRAVAERAYDTAQETYRQSAQMAVTDDESRLKMAQTRGELDQKALELDYTARQLARVQVKAEREGVAVFGDVNDWQGKAVTIGEKVLLLADPAKVELTAQMPVAEQVSIQAGDTITFYPDANPTQAFDARIISVSYAAAETDGGVLAYRVRASFAAKDLPRLGLRGTARLSAGWVPFLYHALRRPLTVARQWIGI; this is translated from the coding sequence ATGACGCAAGGCGCCGATGCACCAACGGCGGTTGCCCCGCTGCTTGCACTGCTGCAGCTGGAGCGCCGCGCGCGGGAAGCGCAAAGCGTGGAGGCGCTCGGGTTTGTGATGGCCAACGAGACGCTCAGCCTCGTGCCCTACCGGCAGGCGGCGGTCTGGCTGGAGAGCGGCCTGGGCCAGGTCTCGGCCGTATCCGGCCTGCCGCAGGTCGACCCCAACGCGCCTTATCTGCAATGGCTGACCCAGCTCTGCCGCGGCCTGGCCCATGCCCACGCCGATACCACGCCCATCGATGCCGGTGCCGCGCCAGCCAAAGCCAGCGCGGACTGGGCGGACTGGCTGCCGGCGCACGCCCTGTGGCTGCCGCTCAAAGACCAGCTCGGCCGGCGCGACGGCGCGCTGCTGCTCGCGCGCGAAGCGCCGTTTACCGAGCACGAGCTGGCGGTGCTGGCCGAAGTCACGCATGCCTATGGCCACGCGCTGGCGGCGTTCCGGCCCGCGCAGCCGCTGGGCCAGCGGCTCAAGGCCATGCTGCGGCCGGGGCGAACGCGCCGCCGGGTCCTGCTCGGCCTGCTGGTGGTCTGCCTGATTCCCATGCGGCTCACCGTGCTGGCGCCGGCCGAGGTGTCCGCGCGGGATCCGTTCCTGGTCCGCGCGCCGCTCGATGGCGTGATCGAACGCGTGTACGTCCAGCCGAACCAGCCGGTGCCGCAAGGCGCGCCGCTGTTCAGCCTGGACACGGTGGCGCTGCAGACGCGCCGCGCCGTGGCCGAGCGCGCTTACGATACGGCGCAGGAGACGTACCGCCAGTCGGCGCAGATGGCGGTGACCGACGACGAGAGCCGGCTCAAGATGGCCCAGACCCGCGGGGAACTGGACCAGAAGGCACTGGAACTCGACTACACCGCCAGGCAGCTGGCGCGCGTGCAGGTCAAGGCCGAGCGCGAGGGCGTGGCCGTTTTTGGCGATGTGAACGACTGGCAGGGCAAGGCCGTCACCATTGGCGAGAAGGTGTTGCTGCTGGCCGATCCGGCCAAGGTGGAACTCACCGCGCAGATGCCGGTGGCGGAGCAGGTCAGCATCCAGGCCGGCGACACGATCACTTTTTACCCGGACGCCAACCCGACCCAGGCGTTCGATGCCCGCATCATCAGCGTGTCCTACGCCGCGGCCGAAACCGATGGTGGCGTGCTGGCCTACCGCGTGCGCGCGAGCTTTGCCGCCAAGGACCTGCCGCGGCTTGGCCTGCGCGGCACCGCGCGGCTGTCGGCCGGCTGGGTTCCTTTTCTCTATCATGCGCTGCGCCGTCCGTTGACGGTGGCGCGTCAGTGGATAGGCATTTAA
- the hppD gene encoding 4-hydroxyphenylpyruvate dioxygenase, producing the protein MADLFENPMQLMGFEFVEFASPTPNLLEPIFEQMGFTLVARHRSKDVVLYRQGDINFIVNREPHSPAAYFAAEHGPSACGMAFRVKDSHKAYARALELGAQPVEIATGPMELRLPAIKGIGGAPLYLIDRFEEGKSIYDIDFEFIEGVDRHPVGHGLRLIDHLTHNVYRGRMAYWANFYEKLFNFREIRYFDIQGEYTGLTSKAMTAPDGKIRIPLNEESSKGSGQIEEFLMAFNGEGIQHIAFLTDNLIEVIDRLQMAGVPLMTAPNDYYYDGLEARLPGHGQPVDQLKARGILVDGTTEGGKPRLLLQIFSKASLGPVFFEFIQRKGDEGFGEGNFKALFESLERDQIERGTLKV; encoded by the coding sequence ATGGCCGATCTGTTTGAAAACCCGATGCAGTTGATGGGCTTCGAATTCGTGGAATTCGCTTCGCCCACTCCCAACCTACTGGAACCGATCTTCGAGCAGATGGGCTTCACGCTGGTGGCGCGCCATCGCTCCAAGGACGTGGTGCTGTACCGTCAGGGCGACATCAATTTCATCGTCAACCGCGAGCCGCACAGCCCGGCTGCCTACTTTGCCGCCGAGCACGGCCCCAGCGCCTGCGGCATGGCGTTCCGCGTGAAGGATTCGCACAAGGCCTATGCCCGCGCGCTGGAACTCGGCGCGCAGCCGGTGGAAATCGCCACCGGCCCGATGGAGCTGCGCCTGCCGGCGATCAAGGGCATCGGCGGCGCGCCGCTGTACCTGATCGACCGCTTTGAAGAAGGCAAGTCCATCTACGACATCGACTTCGAATTCATCGAAGGCGTGGACCGCCACCCGGTGGGCCACGGCCTGCGCCTGATCGACCACCTGACGCACAACGTCTACCGTGGCCGCATGGCTTACTGGGCTAATTTCTACGAAAAGCTCTTCAATTTCCGCGAAATCCGCTACTTCGATATCCAGGGCGAATACACCGGCCTGACCTCGAAGGCCATGACCGCGCCGGATGGCAAGATCCGCATCCCGCTGAACGAAGAATCGTCCAAGGGCAGCGGCCAGATCGAGGAATTCCTGATGGCCTTCAATGGCGAAGGCATCCAGCACATCGCCTTCCTGACGGACAACCTGATCGAAGTCATCGACCGCCTGCAGATGGCCGGCGTGCCCCTGATGACGGCGCCCAACGACTACTACTACGACGGCCTGGAAGCACGCCTGCCCGGCCACGGCCAGCCCGTGGATCAGCTCAAGGCGCGCGGCATTCTGGTCGACGGCACCACGGAAGGCGGCAAGCCCCGCCTGCTGCTGCAGATCTTCTCCAAGGCCTCGCTCGGCCCGGTGTTCTTCGAGTTCATCCAGCGCAAGGGCGACGAAGGCTTTGGCGAAGGCAACTTCAAGGCGCTGTTCGAATCGCTGGAACGCGACCAGATCGAGCGCGGCACGCTCAAGGTCTGA
- a CDS encoding Lrp/AsnC family transcriptional regulator: MQKDELDRIDRRLLGALQENGRASNLELAESIRLSPAQTLRRHRRLEELGIIKRYEARLDSASLGFGVVAFIHVTMERGHIRDLSNFKGLVAELAQIQECFSVTGDIDYVLKVVARDLKSLSDFLLDTLMRIPGVSGVKSSVCLDEIKCTSAMPLEP, translated from the coding sequence GTGCAAAAAGATGAGCTAGACCGCATCGACCGGCGCCTGCTGGGGGCGTTGCAGGAAAATGGGCGCGCGTCCAACCTGGAACTGGCCGAGTCCATCCGCCTGTCGCCAGCCCAGACGCTGCGCCGCCACCGGCGCCTGGAAGAGCTCGGCATCATCAAGCGCTATGAGGCCCGGCTGGACTCCGCCAGCCTGGGCTTCGGCGTGGTGGCCTTTATCCATGTCACGATGGAGCGCGGCCATATCCGGGACCTGTCGAACTTCAAGGGGTTGGTCGCCGAGCTGGCGCAAATCCAGGAGTGCTTCTCCGTGACCGGCGATATCGACTATGTGCTCAAGGTGGTGGCGCGCGATCTGAAGTCGCTGTCGGATTTCCTGCTCGACACCCTGATGCGCATCCCGGGCGTGAGCGGCGTGAAATCCAGCGTCTGCCTGGACGAGATCAAGTGCACCAGCGCCATGCCGCTGGAGCCTTGA